Proteins encoded together in one Bradyrhizobium sp. PSBB068 window:
- the maiA gene encoding maleylacetoacetate isomerase, which produces MQFFSFWRSLASFRVRIALNLKGVPAEIVFVDLDADAHRADAYRKINPQMALPALVIDDGTVLFQSLAIIDYLDETYPDPPLLPADALGRARVRGLALMVACEGHPLITPRVRRYLDRELDLRDSQQNAWRRHWTVETLAALEGHLAGRKATGLFCHGDAPTIADICLVGHVTAAINQQISLSPWPTVKRIHETAMALPAFAKAHPSAQPDTPEAMRAK; this is translated from the coding sequence ATGCAGTTCTTCTCCTTCTGGCGATCGCTGGCGAGCTTCCGGGTGCGGATCGCGCTCAACCTCAAGGGCGTGCCGGCCGAAATCGTATTCGTCGATCTCGATGCGGACGCGCATCGCGCTGACGCCTATCGCAAGATCAATCCGCAAATGGCGCTGCCGGCGCTGGTGATCGACGACGGCACCGTGCTGTTCCAGTCGCTCGCGATCATCGACTATCTCGACGAGACCTATCCCGACCCGCCGCTGCTGCCGGCCGATGCGCTCGGCCGCGCCCGGGTGCGTGGACTGGCGCTGATGGTCGCCTGCGAGGGCCATCCGCTGATCACGCCACGGGTGCGCCGCTATCTCGACCGCGAGCTCGACCTGCGCGACAGCCAGCAGAACGCCTGGCGGCGGCACTGGACGGTCGAGACGCTGGCGGCGCTCGAAGGTCATCTCGCCGGCCGCAAGGCGACCGGCCTGTTCTGTCACGGCGACGCGCCGACCATCGCCGACATCTGCCTGGTCGGCCACGTCACGGCGGCGATCAACCAGCAGATCAGCCTGTCGCCCTGGCCGACCGTGAAGCGGATCCACGAGACAGCGATGGCGCTGCCGGCGTTCGCCAAGGCGCATCCCTCCGCGCAGCCCGATACGCCGGAGGCAATGCGGGCGAAGTGA